The proteins below are encoded in one region of Kazachstania africana CBS 2517 chromosome 6, complete genome:
- the RSA4 gene encoding Rsa4p (similar to Saccharomyces cerevisiae RSA4 (YCR072C); ancestral locus Anc_6.340) translates to MSTLVPPPSKKQRREAQKPNEVEILPENLPNISIKFQALDTGENVGGSLRVPAGITEKQLEELLNNLNGTADDPVPFIFSCNVPGKTSKDPERSIDVVDNLYSSILKPGYHGTEDIITLVYTPRAVFKVKPVTRSSSAIAGHGSTILCSAFAPHTSSRMVTGAGDNTARIWDCDTQTPMTTLTGHQNWVLCVSWSPDGEIIATGSMDNTIRLWESDRGKPLGEPLRGHLKWITSLSWEPLHLVKAGEKPRLASASKDGTIKIWDTVRRVCVYTLSGHTNSVSCVKWGGQGVLYSGSHDKTVRVWDMNLGGKCINILKNHAHWVNHLSLSTDYALRRGPFDHTGTKMASPEEAREKALKNYEKVVKKNGTTEELMVTASDDFTMFLWNPLKSNKPLARMTGHQKLVNHVAFSPDGRYIVSASFDNSIKLWDGRDGKFLSTFRGHVSSVYQVAWSSDCRLLVSCSKDTTLKVWDVRTRKLSVDLPGHQDEVYTVDWSVDGKRVCSGGKDKMIRLWTH, encoded by the coding sequence ATGTCCACACTAGTTCCTCCACCGTCCAAGAAGCAAAGAAGAGAAGCTCAGAAACCtaatgaagttgaaataTTACCCGAGAATTTGCCAAATATTTCCATTAAATTTCAAGCATTAGATACTGGGGAAAATGTTGGTGGATCTTTAAGAGTTCCCGCAGGAATAACCGAGAAACAATTGGAAGAGCTTTTGAACAACTTGAATGGAACTGCAGATGATCCTGTTCCTTTCATCTTTAGCTGTAATGTCCCAGGTAAAACCTCTAAGGATCCAGAACGTTCTATCGATGTGGTAGATAATTTATATTCATCGATTTTAAAGCCTGGCTACCATGGTACGGAAGATATCATTACTTTAGTTTACACACCTAGAGCAGTTTTCAAAGTCAAACCCGTTACTAGAAGTTCATCTGCCATTGCGGGCCATGGCTCCACAATATTATGTTCTGCATTTGCCCCACATACTAGTTCGCGGATGGTCACCGGTGCTGGTGATAATACTGCTCGTATATGGGACTGTGATACTCAAACTCCCATGACTACGCTGACAGGTCACCAAAATTGGGTCTTGTGTGTGTCATGGTCTCCAGATGGAGAAATTATTGCCACTGGTTCTATGGATAATACAATAAGGTTGTGGGAATCTGATCGTGGTAAACCATTAGGTGAACCATTAAGAGGACATTTAAAGTGGATTACATCATTATCCTGGGAGCCTTTGCATCTCGTCAAAGCTGGAGAGAAACCAAGATTAGCCTCCGCATCTAAAGACGGAACCATCAAAATATGGGATACTGTTAGAAGAGTTTGTGTCTACACGTTGAGTGGACATACAAACTCTGTGTCATGTGTTAAATGGGGTGGACAAGGCGTATTGTATTCAGGTTCCCATGATAAGACTGTCAGAGTATGGGATATGAACCTAGGTGGTAAATGTAtaaacattttgaaaaatcatgCTCACTGGGTCAACCATTTATCTTTATCCACAGACTACGCCTTAAGAAGGGGACCTTTCGATCATACAGGTACCAAAATGGCAAGCCCTGAGGAGGCACGTGAGAAAGCTTTGAAGAACTATGAAAAAGTGGTTAAAAAGAATGGTACTACAGAAGAACTTATGGTTACAGCGAGTGACGATTTTACCATGTTCCTATGGAATCCATTAAAGTCTAACAAACCATTAGCAAGAATGACGGGTCACCAAAAACTGGTCAATCATGTTGCATTTAGTCCAGACGGCAGATATATTGTATCAGCATCCTTTGATAACTCGATCAAATTGTGGGATGGAAGAGATGGAAAATTCTTATCTACATTCAGAGGACATGTATCAAGCGTCTATCAAGTTGCATGGTCATCCGACTGTAGATTATTGGTATCATGCTCTAAGGACACAACTTTGAAAGTGTGGGACGTTAGAACTAGAAAACTTTCCGTTGATTTACCGGGACACCAAGACGAAGTTTACACTGTGGATTGGAGTGTAGATGGTAAAAGAGTTTGTAGTGGGGGTAAAGATAAAATGATAAGATTATGGACACATTAA
- the IMG2 gene encoding mitochondrial 54S ribosomal protein mL49 (similar to Saccharomyces cerevisiae IMG2 (YCR071C); ancestral locus Anc_6.339): MEASKMKSVSKMFSLGVKLRTNKGQISQMNSRLQSTFSNEKGLFPSLETIDIKDLMNENIKFGNRTYFIERSGTGNLPIYTDFKSAGNKQVTEIRRIKGDAVQLKKDLQKNFPTIPSKYWKVMPQSQKIIIQGDLVKPLKKLLSKIF; the protein is encoded by the coding sequence ATGGAAGCctcaaaaatgaaaagtgTGTCTAAGATGTTTTCCTTGGGGGTTAAGCTACGTACCAACAAAGGGCAGATATCACAAATGAACAGTCGACTTCAATCAACTTTCTCCAACGAGAAAGGTTTGTTTCCATCCTTGGAGACAATAGATATAAAGGATTTAATGAATgagaatatcaaatttggaaaCAGAACgtattttattgaaagaagtgGCACAGGTAATCTCCCAATTTACACAGATTTTAAAAGTGCTGGAAATAAGCAAGTAACGGAAATTAGGAGGATAAAAGGTGATGCAGttcaattaaagaaagaCCTTCAGAAGAATTTCCCAACGATTCCAAGTAAATATTGGAAAGTGATGCCACAATCGCAGAAGATTATAATTCAAGGTGACTTAGTAaaaccattgaaaaagttactttcaaaaattttttag
- the CPR4 gene encoding peptidylprolyl isomerase family protein CPR4 (similar to Saccharomyces cerevisiae CPR4 (YCR069W) and CPR8 (YNR028W); ancestral locus Anc_6.336), whose product MISLAKILGHLLALLFVVQAAPVEVKDVVASMDKQKLYEPNPPVTHKILMGIEYKNPRTDQITTHEIGIELYGSVVPKTVENFSVLCKGVKARVAGKDPNDTIDIVYKNNYITEIRANKHLRTGKILPHIGPFSIHGPKWDDENFDLKHDRAGRLSMANDGKPDNNNSEFYISFAVDGDEEKDNKNVVFGQVASGLAELLDNMQFAGVNNRYWPDSTTKIKYCFVDQLFLANLNDLHADYLKDLEDYRSGNTEKGSTLEKALTLLKENKPTANAKPVSKTESSPDYFVINPYYFLAGIVILLVIFKFRKVIIPKSAKIVSLK is encoded by the coding sequence atgatatCGTTAGCAAAGATTCTGGGTCATCTTCTGGCTCTACTGTTTGTTGTCCAGGCTGCTCCCGTGGAGGTCAAGGATGTAGTGGCTTCGATGGATAAACAGAAGCTCTACGAACCCAATCCTCCAGTAACTCATAAAATTCTTATGGGTATCGAATACAAGAACCCAAGGACGGATCAGATTACAACCCATGAAATTGGTATAGAGCTGTATGGGTCGGTGGTTCCAAAAACtgtggaaaatttttcagttctTTGTAAAGGTGTCAAGGCTAGAGTCGCTGGTAAAGATCCTAACGATACCATCGACATAGTCTACAAGAATAATTATATCACTGAAATTCGAGCAAATAAACATTTGAGAACAGGTAAAATTTTACCACACATTGGTCCTTTCTCTATTCATGGTCCAAAGTgggatgatgaaaatttcgaCTTGAAACACGATAGAGCTGGTAGATTATCAATGGCCAATGATGGTAAACCAGATAATAACAATTCTGAGTTCTACATTTCATTCGCTGTCGATGGTGATGAGGAAAAGGACAACAAAAACGTCGTCTTTGGACAGGTGGCATCAGGTTTGGCAGAATTGTTGGATAATATGCAATTCGCTGGCGTTAACAATAGATACTGGCCTGATAGTACCACTAAGATTAAATATTGTTTTGTTgatcaattatttttagcTAACCTTAATGACTTACATGCTGATTATTTGAAGGACTTGGAAGACTATAGATCAGGTAATACTGAAAAGGGTTCAACTTTAGAAAAAGCTTTGACTCTATTGAAAGAGAACAAACCAACTGCTAATGCCAAACCTGTTTCCAAAACAGAATCCAGCCCAGATTATTTCGTTATAAACCCATACTATTTCCTTGCTGGCATAGTTATCTTGTTAGTGATCTTTAAATTCAGAAAAGTTATCATTCCAAAATCTGCCAAGATAGTTTCCttaaaatga
- the FRA1 gene encoding aminopeptidase P (similar to Saccharomyces cerevisiae YLL029W; ancestral locus Anc_4.29) yields MSTNTTSLKNRPSIMSMSARGVSTTGTSNTAVHSARPFRPCNDCTCSPGLLSRQGRRSLTFYKRMESSRRKKEGSNQQPTSDSASVYSSDTLCKTSREINTTGRLLALRKLMQKHDLGCYIVPSEDEHQSEYVSLADQRRAFISGFSGSAGVACITRDVLNFNNDDHVGKSILSTDGRYFNQALQELDYNWTLVRQGVDSVTWQDWCIKESAEMSLALGGKDVKIGVDPKLISYEQVTLFEKQINEMNNENDSKVSLVAIEENLIDSIWGKFEVVPEKPKNDLLLLSYDFHGEEFKAKRSRVLEKLKGSDKELKTTFIVVALDEICWFLNLRGSDIDYNPVFNAYLLINDDAETTLFTDDPYDEAISKYFKDNGITVKPYMEIWKYLDNYTQAICSKANEKHQILLSDNSSWKLVRSVSGTPYKTIHSPIDSFKSVKNQFEINNARKSQIKDAVCLVQYFAWLENQLVDKEILIDEYKAAEKLTEIRKTQKNFKGNSFETISSTGANAAVIHYSPPKEGSTMINPSKIYLCDSGSQFLEGTTDITRTLHFTTPSQEEINNYTLVLKGNLALERLVIPEGTTGFSIDAIARQFLWSHGLDYRHGTGHGIGSFLNVHEGPIGIGFKPHLVNYALRPGNIISNEPGYYKDGEYGIRIENDMLVKEAKNLKFGDRKFLKFENITKVPYCKRLINVGLLSDEEKVQINKYHDRIWNELVQFIQPQSISYKWLQRETSPLQ; encoded by the coding sequence ATGTCTACTAATACTACTAGTTTGAAAAATAGACCAAGTATAATGTCCATGTCCGCAAGGGGAGTATCTACAACAGGCACAAGTAACACTGCTGTCCATTCTGCAAGACCGTTCAGACCTTGTAATGACTGTACCTGTTCTCCAGGTCTTCTGTCCAGACAAGGCAGAAGGTCTCTAACGTTCTACAAACGCATGGAAAGCTCTCGCAGGAAGAAAGAAGGATCAAACCAACAACCAACGAGCGACTCTGCCTCGGTATACTCTTCTGATACGTTGTGTAAGACTAGCAGAGAAATCAATACCACTGGTAGATTACTTGCATTACGTAAGTTGATGCAAAAACATGATTTAGGCTGTTATATCGTACCTAGTGAAGATGAACATCAATCTGAATACGTCTCATTGGCTGACCAGAGAAGAGCCTTTATTTCGGGTTTTTCAGGTTCTGCAGGTGTTGCCTGTATCACCAGAGATGTCTTAAACTTCAATAATGACGATCATGTGGGTAAATCCATCCTGAGTACCGATGGTAGATATTTCAATCAAGCTTTACAAGAATTAGATTATAACTGGACTTTGGTCAGACAAGGCGTAGATTCCGTTACTTGGCAAGATTGGTGTATAAAAGAATCTGCGGAAATGTCATTGGCTCTTGGTGGCAAGGACGTCAAAATTGGTGTCGATCCAAAATTAATTAGTTATGAACAAGTTACactctttgaaaaacagataaatgaaatgaacaatgaaaatgattctAAAGTATCTTTGGTCGCcatagaagaaaatttaatagaCTCTATTTGGGGTAAGTTCGAAGTTGTTCCCGAAAAACCTAAAAACGATCTTCTACTATTATCTTACGACTTCCATGGCGAAGAATTCAAAGCAAAGAGATCGAGAgtattagaaaaattgaaaggtTCTGATAAGGAATTAAAGACTACATTTATTGTTGTTGCACTGGATGAAATTTGTTGGTTTTTAAACCTACGTGGTTCTGATATTGATTATAATCCTGTTTTCAATGCTTACCTCCTAATCAATGATGACGCAGAAACAACTTTATTCACTGACGATCCATACGATGAAgcaatttccaaatatttcaaagataacGGCATTACAGTAAAGCCTTACATggaaatttggaaatacCTTGATAACTATACACAGGCCATCTGTTCCAAAGCTAACGAAAAACATCAAATTCTATTGTCAGATAATTCATCTTGGAAACTGGTTCGTTCAGTGTCTGGAACTCCATACAAGACCATTCACTCACCCattgattctttcaaatctgtCAAGAaccaatttgaaattaacaaTGCACGTAAATCTCAAATAAAGGATGCAGTTTGCCTTGTTCAGTACTTTGCCTGGttagaaaatcaattagTTGATAAAGAAATACTTATCGATGAATACAAAGCGGCTGAAAAGTTAACGGAAATTAGAAAGACtcaaaagaattttaaaGGTAATTCCTTTGAGACCATTTCATCAACAGGTGCCAATGCCGCAGTAATTCATTACTCTCCACCAAAGGAAGGCTCGACTATGATTAATCCGTCCAAGATTTATCTTTGTGATTCAGGTTCacaatttttggaaggTACTACTGACATTACAAGAACGCTCCATTTCACAACTCCCtcacaagaagaaatcaataacTATACATTAGTCTTAAAGGGTAATCTAGCCTTAGAAAGACTAGTGATTCCTGAAGGTACGACAGGTTTCAGCATTGATGCAATTGCAAGACAATTCTTGTGGTCTCATGGATTAGATTATAGGCACGGCACAGGGCATGGTATTGGGTCATTCTTAAACGTCCATGAGGGGCCTATCGGTATTGGTTTCAAACCACATCTTGTCAACTATGCCCTAAGACCAGGAAATATAATAAGTAATGAACCAGGCTATTACAAAGATGGAGAGTATGGTATCAGGATTGAGAATGATATGTTAGTGAAAGAGGCCaagaatttaaaatttggtGATCGTAagtttttaaaatttgaaaatatcactAAAGTCCCCTATTGTAAACGACTTATAAATGTAGGACTCCTTTCAGACGAAGAAAAAGTACAAATTAACAAGTACCATGATAGGATCTGGAATGAACTCGTTCAATTCATTCAACCACAAAGTATATCTTACAAGTGGCTTCAAAGAGAAACGAGCCCCTTGCAATAA
- the KAFR0F04390 gene encoding MFS transporter (similar to Saccharomyces cerevisiae TPO1 (YLL028W); ancestral locus Anc_4.30) has protein sequence MQPTTSTESSSLSQKERANDSISISSEPQDFRGDNLEAQHADLMLQKTATISSAIESNVSATRQLSRIATGTINVPERIGVDYSNTLPMGGDRPYPPSLPDKDAFEVTFDGPDDPLHPFNWTLTKKTIICLILCLDCICISMASSIFASGVTQICEIYHVIQVVAILGVTLYVFGFAASPIIYAPLSEIYGRRGVLVLSSLGFCIFQFAVATAENLQTIMICRFFGGLIGAAPMAVVPAAFADMFDTNMRGKAVCLFSLGVFVGPIISPVMGSYIVQHTTWRWLEYVVGCLAALVFVLVALFFEETHHPSILVGKAKQMRQDTNNWGIHAAHENAELSIRDIVQNTITRPLIMLFTEPVLLIVSIYNSFVYGILYLLLEAYPIVFVEGYGYTKNGELPYIALIIGMIFCAMFIWYMDSSYLKKVNKAGGLVPEARLEPMILAGIVFPIGILWFCWTGNYPEKIHWICPTIAGAFIGFGLMGIFLPCLNYIIESYLLVAASAVAANTFMRSSFGATFPLFAGYMFEGMGTGWAGLLLGLFAAAMIPVPLLLLKFGPGIRKRSKWAYSG, from the coding sequence ATGCAACCTACTACAAGCACTGAGTCCAGCTCACTCTCTCAAAAGGAACGTGCCAATGACTCTATTTCTATAAGTAGTGAGCCTCAAGATTTCAGAGGTGATAACCTCGAGGCTCAACATGCAGACTTGATGCTTCAAAAGACTGCTACAATCAGCTCTGCTATCGAATCTAATGTTTCCGCTACAAGACAGTTATCACGTATTGCTACTGGTACTATTAATGTACCAGAAAGAATCGGCGTTGATTATTCTAACACTTTACCAATGGGTGGTGACAGACCTTATCCACCATCTTTACCAGATAAAGACGCCTTTGAGGTCACTTTTGATGGTCCAGATGATCCTTTACATCCTTTTAACTGGACTCTAACGAAGAAAACTATAATTTGTCTGATCCTTTGTCTGGACTGTATCTGTATTTCAATGGCCAGTAGTATTTTTGCTTCTGGTGTCACACAAATTTGTGAAATCTATCACGTCATTCAAGTTGTTGCCATCCTTGGTGTCACTTTGTATGTCTTCGGTTTCGCTGCTTCCCCAATTATTTACGCTCCATTATCTGAAATCTATGGTAGAAGAGGTGTCcttgttctttcttctctCGGTTTCTGTATATTCCAATTCGCTGTAGCTACTGCCGAAAACTTGCAAACTATCATGATCTGTAGATTCTTTGGTGGTTTGATTGGTGCTGCTCCAATGGCTGTCGTTCCCGCTGCTTTTGCCGATATGTTCGATACTAACATGAGAGGTAAGGCTGTCTGTCTCTTCTCATTGGGTGTCTTCGTTGGTCCAATCATTTCACCAGTCATGGGTTCTTACATCGTTCAACACACAACTTGGAGATGGTTAGAATACGTTGTAGGTTGTTTAGCTGCTTTGGTTTTCGTCTTAGTTGCCCTATTCTTCGAAGAAACTCATCATCCAAGTATTTTGGTCGGTAAAGCCAAACAAATGAGACAAGATACTAACAACTGGGGTATTCATGCCGCCCACGAAAATGCTGAACTGTCTATAAGAGATATTGTCCAAAATACAATTACTAGGCCATTGATCATGCTGTTTACTGAACCAGTCTTATTGATTGTTTCTATTTACAACTCTTTTGTCTACGGTATCTTATATTTACTTTTGGAAGCTTACCCAATTGTTTTCGTCGAAGGTTATGGTTACACCAAAAATGGTGAATTGCCATATATTGCTTTGATTATTGGTATGATTTTCTGTGCCATGTTCATTTGGTACATGGACTCGAGTTACTTGAAAAAAGTCAATAAAGCTGGCGGCTTAGTTCCAGAAGCTAGACTAGAACCAATGATTTTAGCGGGTATAGTCTTTCCAATTGGTATCTTATGGTTCTGCTGGACCGGTAACTATCCAGAAAAGATTCACTGGATTTGTCCAACTATCGCTGGTGCTTTCATAGGTTTCGGTTTGATGGGTATTTTCTTACCATGTCTAAACTATATCATTGAATCCTACTTACTAGTTGCAGCTTCTGCTGTGGCAGCCAACACATTCATGAGATCTTCATTCGGTGCGACTTTCCCATTATTTGCAGGTTATATGTTTGAAGGTATGGGTACTGGCTGGGCCGGTTTATTATTAGGTTTATTCGCCGCTGCCATGATTCCAGTTCCTTTACTACTACTAAAATTCGGTCCAGGTATTAGAAAGAGATCTAAATGGGCCTATTCAGGTTAA
- the NUC1 gene encoding ribonuclease (similar to Saccharomyces cerevisiae NUC1 (YJL208C); ancestral locus Anc_1.126) — MILTGITLKQLSSAVVGVGAGSAVTYYFVNKPEELKFPSVVVDERKREKNGLSKKLNINPEGFFKYGFPGPIHDVQRRDQFISCYDRKTRNPYWVLEHITPEALSVRDSDRKKSIFKEDESIPAMFRGKLKDYFRSGYDRGHQVPAADAKFSQDAMDDTFYLTNMCPQIGEGFNRDYWAHFEYFCRGLTKKFKSIRIMTGPLYLPKRDEIDGKLKVTYEVIGNPPNVAVPTHFFKLIVAEGSNAKTEDIYTAAFVLPNSPIPNETKLTDFEIPISALERSTGLELLQKLPKEKQLSLCEEVDCQIVVREFNNSTKQLPKKTVPALPVQKA, encoded by the coding sequence ATGATTCTGACGGGGATAACTTTAAAACAGCTGTCTTCTGCAGTAGTAGGAGTCGGTGCAGGTTCTGCTGTTActtattattttgtaaataaacCCGAGGAGCTTAAGTTCCCAAGTGTTGTCGTGGATGAAAGgaaaagagagaagaaTGGATTatcgaagaaattgaatattaatCCAGAAGGATTTTTTAAGTATGGTTTTCCTGGTCCTATTCATGATGTGCAACGAAGAGATCAGTTTATTTCATGCTATGATAGAAAAACGAGAAATCCTTACTGGGTACTTGAACATATCACACCAGAAGCATTATCTGTGAGAGACAGTGATAGAAAAAAGTCTATATTCAAAGAGGATGAGTCAATTCCCGCAATGTTCAGAGGAAAATTGAAGGATTATTTCAGATCTGGTTATGATAGAGGTCATCAAGTGCCAGCGGCTGATGCAAAGTTCTCTCAAGACGCCATGGATGATACCTTTTACCTCACAAACATGTGCCCACAGATTGGTGAAGGCTTTAACAGGGACTATTGGGctcattttgaatatttctgTAGAGGTTTGACtaagaaatttaaaagTATTAGAATAATGACAGGTCCCCTATACTTACCGAAAAgagatgaaattgatggaaAGCTCAAGGTCACATATGAAGTTATTGGTAACCCGCCTAATGTTGCTGTTCCAACCCATTTTTTTAAGTTAATTGTTGCTGAAGGCAGCAATGCCAAAACTGAAGATATTTATACAGCAGCTTTTGTGCTACCGAATTCTCCCATCCCAAATGAAACTAAGTTaactgattttgaaattccGATTAGTGCATTAGAGAGAAGTACAGGTCTGGAACTTTTGCAGAAACTTCCAAAAGAAAAGCAGCTTTCTTTATGTGAAGAAGTCGATTGTCAGATTGTTGTGAGAGAGTTTAACAATTCCACAAAACAACtaccaaaaaaaacagtACCTGCTCTACCAGTCCAAAAGGCTTAG
- the KAFR0F04410 gene encoding uncharacterized protein — MLVDTKENSSLRNDSVSTSISSIKDTSLLRNFKNSFKRVDQDQNKFDDEKYNSVDEGQKRLVDQPLRKTLQQRHLTMIAIGGTLGTGLFIGLGESLASGPGSLLIGYIIVGIAVFCVVQSAAELSCQYPVSGSYATLVTRFMNESFGFTVATNYCLAWLVCFPSELVGSAMVIRYWNDSVNSCVWIAIFWVFVMCLNLFGVEGYAETEFWLSIIKIIAIIIFIIIGIVLICGGGPNSTGYIGTKYWHDPGSFAHPVFKSLCNTFVSAAYSFGGCEIVVLTSAESRKISSIARAAKGTFWRITIFYLVTIVIIGCLVPYTDNKLISATSSEDVTASPFVIALSNCGAMGTRVSHFMNTVILVSTISVSNSCVYASSRIIQALGAMNQLPSICGYIDRRGRPLVGIAICGLFGLLGFLVAAENEAAIFTWLYSLTSVAYFVTWFSICWCQVRFRMALKRQGRSNDEIAYKSMLGIYGGYVGAILNIVLIIGEVYISIFPLNESPSANIFFQNCLSIPIMLVSFFGHKIYCKGWKDWFVRAKDIDLDTGNSITDFEIFKAEIEEEKERIASSPLYYRIYRFWC, encoded by the coding sequence ATGCTGGTCGATACTAAAGAAAATAGCTCATTGAGAAATGACAGTGTGTCGACGTCGATCAGTTCAATAAAAGATACATCTCTCTTAAgaaacttcaaaaattcgTTTAAAAGAGTCGATCAAGATCAGAACAAGTTTGATGACGAGAAATATAACAGTGTTGATGAGGGTCAAAAAAGATTGGTAGATCAGCCTCTGCGGAAGACGCTTCAGCAGAGACATTTGACTATGATTGCAATTGGAGGTACCCTAGGAACTGGCCTTTTCATCGGTTTAGGTGAATCGCTGGCATCAGGTCCCGGCAGTCTATTAATCGGTTATATTATCGTGGGTATAGCCGTCTTTTGTGTGGTACAAAGTGCGGCAGAACTGTCGTGCCAATATCCTGTGTCGGGTTCATATGCTACGCTTGTTACCAGGTTTATGAATGAATCCTTCGGTTTTACAGTGGCAACAAACTACTGTCTAGCTTGGTTAGTATGTTTTCCTAGTGAATTGGTTGGTTCTGCAATGGTTATTCGTTATTGGAATGATTCTGTCAACTCATGCGTATGGATTGCTATATTTTGGGTATTCGTCATGTGTTTAAACCTTTTTGGTGTGGAAGGCTACGCTGAAACGGAATTCTGGCTTTCaatcatcaaaataatagctattataattttcatcatcatagGTATAGTGTTAATATGTGGAGGTGGCCCTAATTCCACTGGCTACATTGGTACTAAATACTGGCATGATCCAGGATCATTTGCTCATCCAGTATTCAAAAGTCTCTGTAACACATTTGTGTCAGCTGCTTACTCATTCGGTGGGTGTGAAATTGTTGTTTTAACATCAGCTGAATCAAGAAAGATATCTTCTATTGCTCGTGCAGCTAAGGGAACGTTTTGGAGAATAACgatattttatttagtGACAATCGTTATCATCGGTTGCTTGGTTCCATATACAGATAACAAGCTTATAAGTGCTACCAGCAGCGAAGACGTTACAGCTTCCCCTTTCGTCATTGCCTTGAGTAATTGTGGCGCAATGGGTACAAGAGTGTCGCATTTCATGAATACAGTTATTCTCGTTTCTACAATATCGGTATCGAACTCCTGTGTGTATGCATCTTCAAGAATAATACAGGCTTTAGGCGCTATGAATCAATTGCCTAGTATCTGTGGCTACATTGACAGAAGGGGACGTCCTTTAGTTGGTATCGCTATCTGTGGTTTATTCGGTCTATTGGGATTTCTAGTGGCAGCGGAAAACGAAGCTGCTATTTTTACATGGCTATATTCGTTAACCTCTGTTGCTTATTTCGTCACATGGTTTTCGATTTGTTGGTGCCAAGTGAGATTCAGAATGGCTCTTAAGAGACAAGGCAGGAGTAACGATGAAATTGCATACAAATCGATGCTGGGAATCTATGGAGGATACGTTGGGGCTATATTAAACATAGTATTAATTATTGGGGAAGTCTATATATCCATATTCCCTTTGAACGAATCCCCAAGTgcaaatatatttttccaaaattgtCTAAGTATTCCTATCATGCtagtttctttttttggaCACAAGATCTACTGTAAAGGATGGAAAGACTGGTTTGTTAGAGCTAAGGATATTGACCTTGACACAGGTAATTCTATAACAGatttcgaaattttcaaagctgaaatcgaagaagaaaaggaaaggATAGCATCGAGCCCATTATATTATCGGATATATAGATTTTGGTGCTAA